In one window of Paraflavitalea soli DNA:
- a CDS encoding sigma-70 family RNA polymerase sigma factor, with amino-acid sequence MSMRQLKITKSITNRESQSLEKYLQEIGKVELISPEEEVRLARKIKQGDQPALDKLTKANLRFVVSVAKQYQNQGLSLPDLINEGNLGLIKAAQRFDETRGFKFISYAVWWIRQSILQALAEQSRIVRLPLNKVGLTNKIQKAFSQLEQEYEREPSPEELAELLELETEEVSATLGIAARHVSMDTPLSEGEDNTLVDVLANPNAEMANANIEHKESLKQEIERSMRMLTERQKEVICYFFGIGVDHPMSLEDIGDKFNLTRERVRQIKDKAITKLRTNSRSRELRGYLGV; translated from the coding sequence AACTCAAGATCACGAAATCGATCACGAATCGTGAATCTCAGAGCCTTGAAAAGTACCTGCAGGAAATTGGCAAAGTTGAACTGATCAGCCCTGAAGAAGAAGTGAGATTGGCGCGAAAGATCAAACAAGGCGATCAGCCGGCACTTGACAAACTCACCAAGGCAAACTTGCGTTTTGTGGTGTCCGTGGCCAAGCAGTACCAAAATCAGGGTCTCTCCTTACCAGACCTCATCAATGAGGGCAATCTGGGGCTTATCAAAGCAGCACAACGCTTTGATGAAACCCGCGGTTTTAAATTCATTTCCTACGCTGTATGGTGGATCCGTCAAAGCATTTTGCAGGCCCTGGCCGAGCAATCCCGCATTGTACGCCTTCCACTCAACAAAGTAGGGCTCACCAACAAGATCCAGAAAGCCTTCTCGCAGCTGGAACAGGAGTATGAACGGGAACCCTCACCTGAAGAACTGGCCGAATTGCTGGAACTCGAAACGGAGGAGGTTTCTGCCACACTGGGCATTGCAGCCCGCCACGTAAGCATGGATACGCCACTCTCCGAAGGGGAAGACAACACCCTGGTAGACGTACTGGCCAATCCCAACGCCGAAATGGCCAACGCCAACATCGAGCATAAGGAATCCCTTAAACAGGAGATCGAACGCTCCATGCGTATGCTTACCGAAAGGCAAAAGGAGGTGATCTGTTATTTCTTTGGCATTGGTGTAGACCATCCCATGAGCCTGGAAGACATCGGGGATAAGTTCAACCTTACCCGCGAAAGGGTCCGCCAGATCAAGGACAAAGCCATCACTAAATTGCGCACCAACTCCCGTTCCAGAGAATTACGGGGATATTTAGGTGTTTAA